A region of Rhodospirillales bacterium DNA encodes the following proteins:
- a CDS encoding TonB family protein, with product MNQIAPRPEIVPSADPLADPREVRRWAIALAVVVGVHAVPALVAAYWLGPTISTPAPEPAIVIDMMPLAAPPAPPTERPPGPKQDKADLSKPVVQREMVKTPQALTPAVALPVQPPEPKMEAKAPAAETTAPPARPAPPAPTLSSGVPTWQGLVLGALNKVKRYPSSAQSRRQQGVPYIRFVIDRNGRVLSSRLERSSGSAALDSEAVNLPRRAQPLPKPPVDIVGDTIEFVVPVEFFIR from the coding sequence ATGAATCAGATCGCGCCGCGGCCTGAGATCGTCCCTTCTGCCGATCCACTCGCTGATCCGCGTGAGGTCCGGCGCTGGGCCATCGCGCTCGCCGTCGTGGTCGGCGTCCATGCCGTTCCGGCGCTCGTCGCGGCCTATTGGCTGGGCCCGACGATAAGCACGCCCGCGCCCGAACCGGCGATCGTCATCGACATGATGCCGCTGGCCGCACCTCCGGCTCCGCCGACCGAGCGGCCGCCAGGACCGAAGCAGGACAAGGCCGACCTGTCCAAGCCCGTCGTGCAGCGCGAGATGGTGAAGACGCCGCAGGCGCTGACCCCGGCCGTGGCGCTGCCGGTTCAACCGCCCGAGCCGAAGATGGAGGCAAAGGCTCCGGCAGCGGAGACGACAGCGCCGCCCGCGCGCCCCGCGCCGCCGGCCCCGACGCTGTCGAGCGGTGTCCCGACCTGGCAGGGACTGGTGCTCGGCGCGCTGAACAAGGTGAAGCGCTACCCATCGTCGGCGCAGTCACGCCGCCAGCAGGGCGTGCCCTACATCCGCTTCGTCATCGACCGGAACGGCCGGGTGCTTTCGTCGCGTCTCGAACGATCCTCCGGCTCCGCTGCGCTCGATTCCGAAGCCGTGAACCTGCCGCGTCGGGCGCAGCCCCTGCCGAAACCGCCGGTCGATATCGTGGGCGACACGATCGAATTCGTCGTGCCTGTCGAATTCTTCATTCGCTAG
- the exbD gene encoding TonB system transport protein ExbD, with protein sequence MAAKLHHDDDMEETHEINVTPFIDVMLVLLIILMVAAPLATVDVKVDLPASTAQPQPKPDKQIFLTIKADRTLALDNTPVSHEALPAELDRRTGNDKEQRVFLRADKTVDYDTLMKAMNELRGAGYLKVALVGMEETAGQ encoded by the coding sequence ATGGCCGCCAAGCTTCACCATGACGACGACATGGAAGAAACCCATGAGATCAACGTCACGCCGTTCATCGACGTGATGCTCGTCCTGCTCATCATCTTAATGGTCGCGGCACCCTTGGCGACAGTGGACGTGAAGGTCGACCTGCCGGCGTCCACCGCGCAGCCGCAGCCTAAACCGGACAAGCAGATATTCCTGACCATCAAGGCCGACCGCACCCTCGCGCTCGACAATACGCCGGTCAGTCATGAAGCATTGCCGGCCGAACTCGACCGCCGCACCGGAAACGACAAGGAACAGCGCGTGTTCCTGCGCGCCGACAAGACAGTCGACTACGACACGCTGATGAAGGCGATGAACGAGCTTCGCGGAGCGGGCTATCTCAAGGTCGCATTGGTCGGCATGGAAGAGACGGCGGGCCAGTGA
- the exbB gene encoding tonB-system energizer ExbB → MFVSADWVVKAVMIGLAIASVITWTVLVAKSVELKKVLAAQRTAFEKIEGARSLSEATQTVGKDAVVSVTLLGVAATEIRQSADALHDGEGLKERVASRLDRIEAAAGRRMTRGTSVLATIGATAPFVGLFGTVWGIMNSFIGISASQTTNLAVVAPGIAEALLATAMGLVAAIPAVVIYNHFARQIAAYKALISDTSAAVLRLVSRDHSRGIVGKPELHVAE, encoded by the coding sequence ATGTTCGTTTCTGCCGATTGGGTGGTGAAGGCTGTGATGATCGGCCTCGCAATCGCTTCGGTCATCACATGGACCGTACTGGTCGCCAAATCGGTGGAACTCAAGAAGGTGTTAGCGGCGCAGCGGACCGCGTTCGAGAAGATCGAGGGCGCACGCTCTCTCAGCGAGGCGACGCAGACGGTTGGCAAGGACGCGGTCGTATCCGTGACGCTGTTGGGCGTGGCGGCAACGGAGATCAGGCAGTCGGCCGACGCCCTGCACGACGGCGAGGGCTTGAAAGAGCGCGTCGCCTCGCGGCTGGACCGCATCGAGGCAGCGGCGGGAAGGCGCATGACGCGAGGAACTAGTGTGCTGGCGACGATCGGCGCGACCGCGCCCTTCGTCGGTCTGTTCGGCACGGTGTGGGGCATCATGAACAGCTTTATCGGCATCTCCGCCTCGCAGACGACCAACCTCGCCGTGGTCGCGCCCGGCATCGCCGAGGCGTTGCTGGCGACGGCGATGGGCCTGGTCGCGGCTATCCCAGCCGTCGTGATCTACAATCATTTCGCCCGCCAGATCGCTGCCTACAAGGCGTTGATCAGCGATACCTCTGCCGCCGTGCTGCGCCTTGTGTCCCGCGATCATTCGCGTGGGATCGTCGGCAAGCCCGAACTGCATGTGGCGGAGTAA
- a CDS encoding PepSY domain-containing protein yields MPCKENDQQTTDAPSNSSFRQSMAWLHTWAGLLPGWVLFLIFMFGTTAFFHLEINRWMRPEARVAPVSARALDAAGALLATRAAGADGWTLSFEGAERGDGFYVSWLPKGVTPSQREQATLDPITGEPVTIRETQGGTFLYLFHYNLYYMPALWARYIVIAASLAMLVAILSGVVTHKKMFADFFTLRFGKGQRSWLDAHNVAGVLALPFHLMITYTGLVTLMFVAMPWAISAAYPVRDAFFDAVAPHPHVEASGRSAPLLPLSDLVARATRVGVDFVPGYIVVEHPGDANAVVEILPQRDRLPSPHGAVHLNGVTGEVLQAPQAQGPAIATNGVMIDLHAARFADPVLRWLYFLAGAGGTAMIASGLVLWTVKRRAKLSDPDRPHIGFKLVGRLNIGVVAGATAAIAVYFLANRLLPIGMAHRADWEINSLFIAWGALFVWSIGRPAKRAWIETLAAGALLYALVPVVNACTTERGLIPSLIARDWIFVGFDLTVLVMAAALAFAAGKVAARKPNAAAERRTCASVEAIL; encoded by the coding sequence ATGCCATGTAAAGAAAACGATCAGCAGACGACGGATGCGCCGTCGAACAGTAGTTTTCGTCAGTCGATGGCGTGGCTGCACACTTGGGCAGGACTGTTGCCCGGCTGGGTGCTGTTCCTCATATTCATGTTCGGAACGACGGCATTTTTCCACTTGGAGATCAACCGCTGGATGCGGCCTGAGGCCCGAGTCGCGCCGGTATCCGCTCGGGCGCTTGATGCGGCGGGCGCGCTGCTGGCGACAAGAGCAGCGGGTGCGGATGGCTGGACCCTGTCGTTCGAGGGAGCCGAGCGGGGCGACGGATTCTATGTGTCATGGCTGCCGAAAGGCGTAACACCGTCCCAGCGGGAGCAGGCCACGCTCGACCCGATCACTGGTGAGCCGGTCACGATCCGCGAGACGCAAGGCGGCACCTTCCTCTATCTCTTCCATTACAATCTGTATTACATGCCGGCGCTCTGGGCGCGCTACATTGTTATAGCGGCGTCGCTGGCGATGCTGGTTGCAATCCTTTCGGGCGTCGTCACGCACAAGAAGATGTTCGCCGATTTCTTCACGCTGCGCTTCGGCAAGGGGCAGCGAAGCTGGCTTGACGCACACAATGTCGCGGGTGTGCTGGCGCTGCCGTTTCACCTCATGATTACCTATACCGGCCTGGTCACGCTGATGTTCGTCGCCATGCCCTGGGCGATCAGCGCCGCCTATCCGGTTCGCGATGCCTTTTTCGATGCGGTCGCTCCGCATCCGCATGTCGAGGCCAGCGGCCGATCCGCGCCCCTTTTGCCGCTGAGCGACCTCGTCGCCCGTGCGACGAGAGTCGGTGTTGATTTCGTTCCCGGTTATATCGTGGTCGAGCACCCCGGCGATGCCAATGCCGTCGTGGAGATATTGCCGCAACGCGACCGACTTCCCAGTCCGCACGGCGCCGTCCACCTGAACGGCGTCACCGGCGAGGTGCTTCAAGCTCCGCAGGCGCAAGGCCCGGCAATCGCCACGAATGGCGTGATGATCGACCTCCATGCTGCCCGCTTCGCCGACCCGGTATTGCGCTGGCTTTACTTTCTGGCCGGCGCTGGCGGTACGGCGATGATCGCCAGCGGACTTGTCCTCTGGACGGTGAAGCGCCGCGCCAAGCTCTCCGATCCTGATCGCCCGCACATCGGGTTCAAGCTGGTCGGGCGGCTGAACATCGGTGTCGTCGCTGGAGCAACCGCCGCGATCGCCGTCTATTTCCTCGCCAACCGCCTGTTGCCCATCGGCATGGCACACCGGGCCGATTGGGAAATCAACAGCCTGTTCATCGCCTGGGGCGCGCTATTCGTCTGGTCGATCGGGCGTCCGGCGAAGCGAGCATGGATCGAGACGCTGGCGGCGGGTGCGCTGCTCTATGCGCTGGTTCCCGTCGTCAATGCCTGCACCACCGAGCGCGGCCTGATCCCCAGCCTGATCGCGCGCGATTGGATCTTCGTCGGCTTCGACCTGACCGTGCTGGTGATGGCGGCCGCGCTGGCGTTCGCAGCAGGAAAGGTCGCGGCGCGCAAACCGAACGCCGCCGCCGAGCGGCGCACATGCGCGTCGGTTGAGGCCATCCTGTGA
- a CDS encoding TonB-dependent siderophore receptor has product MRNGFTAQRGAVFSALLMATTALGGVALPAVAQAQGASVQQRRFDIPAQSLREALLIFSQQSGLQVTTQGPLVEGRTSTAVSGDLPPAEALSWLLTGTGLTFRFDGRDAVRLEPAPQVSDGAIQLGPVRVEGEGSRAGAAASITSDSAATEGTGLYTGSQTTTASRLPLTVRETPQSVTIVTRQRIDDFQMQTMQSVLTSIVGVTEERGESDRSNFVARGFVITNMQVDGIASPFTPITPSPIASPYLDTYLYDRIELVRGATGLLSATGDPSATLNLIRKKPGREFALSGFASVGSRDLYRGGVDLTVPIAANGGVRARLIGLYHTGDSWRVRASDDRLLLSGMLEVDVGPSTLLRIANVWQDTNSRGATHGGLPRYYSDGGRLDMPRSTNLATTWARWDKTENRADITLEQQIGEDWKLVAALGWTRTLSDPRAYFLGRGVPDRAGNGRSFWFFDADGRRDQWTYDAHLNGSFGLFGREHMLMFGVNGYRRRDDRQSGGIAPLNLDGVDTNIFTFTGIVPKPARGARTVFDTAKEKMDGIFGSVRLSLADPLHVIIGGRLTAWRTSQRVENRIAGTATFEETKPGKVFTPFYAATFDIIPELTVYASYADLFTPQSLRDVNNSIIDPIVGSNKEIGLKAALLDERLTINAAIYEAKRDNEARLVVPEFILPNGDSAYRSTGKGNKTRGWEIELSGAVTDRWNLYTGYSQNVTRNPAGQLVNTYTPRKSAKLQTTWKPSVLNDRLTIGGGIVWQNGAHDDIDIDLRVEQGAYALVSLLARFDVTDRLSVAFNANNLFDKSYYTDTSFGYYGEPRSVLFSVNAKF; this is encoded by the coding sequence ATGAGGAACGGATTTACGGCGCAGCGCGGAGCGGTATTCAGCGCGCTGCTGATGGCGACCACAGCGCTGGGCGGAGTCGCATTGCCGGCAGTGGCCCAGGCGCAGGGCGCTTCCGTTCAGCAGCGCCGCTTCGACATTCCGGCTCAATCGTTGCGCGAGGCGCTGCTGATCTTCAGCCAGCAATCCGGGCTTCAGGTCACAACACAGGGGCCGCTAGTGGAGGGGCGCACCAGCACGGCGGTTTCCGGTGATCTCCCGCCGGCCGAAGCGCTTAGCTGGCTTCTGACAGGCACCGGGTTGACCTTCAGGTTCGACGGGCGGGATGCCGTGCGGCTTGAGCCCGCGCCGCAAGTCTCCGACGGAGCGATCCAGTTGGGTCCGGTGCGGGTCGAGGGTGAAGGCTCTCGCGCCGGTGCCGCGGCGAGCATCACCAGCGATTCGGCGGCGACCGAAGGGACTGGCCTCTACACCGGTTCGCAAACCACGACTGCGAGCCGGCTGCCGCTGACGGTGAGGGAGACGCCCCAATCGGTCACGATCGTCACCCGGCAGCGCATCGACGATTTCCAGATGCAGACGATGCAGTCGGTGCTGACAAGCATCGTCGGCGTTACGGAAGAGCGCGGCGAGAGCGACCGAAGCAATTTTGTCGCGCGCGGCTTTGTCATCACCAACATGCAGGTCGACGGGATCGCTTCGCCATTTACGCCCATCACGCCTTCCCCGATCGCCAGTCCCTATCTGGATACGTATCTGTACGACAGGATCGAACTGGTGCGCGGTGCTACGGGGTTGTTGAGCGCGACCGGCGATCCTTCCGCCACCCTCAACCTGATCCGCAAGAAGCCAGGCAGGGAATTTGCCCTTTCCGGTTTCGCCTCTGTCGGCAGCCGAGACCTGTATCGTGGAGGCGTCGACCTCACCGTACCGATTGCCGCCAATGGAGGGGTGCGAGCTAGGTTGATCGGCCTGTACCATACGGGTGATTCCTGGCGCGTCCGCGCGTCCGATGACCGCCTGCTCCTTTCCGGAATGCTGGAGGTGGATGTTGGTCCGTCGACTCTGCTGCGTATCGCCAATGTCTGGCAGGATACTAATTCGCGCGGGGCGACCCATGGCGGCTTGCCGCGTTATTATAGCGACGGTGGCCGGCTCGACATGCCACGTTCGACCAATCTAGCCACCACATGGGCGCGTTGGGACAAGACCGAGAACCGGGCCGATATCACGCTGGAACAACAGATCGGCGAGGACTGGAAGTTGGTGGCCGCGCTCGGCTGGACGCGAACCCTATCTGATCCAAGAGCCTATTTCCTCGGCAGGGGCGTGCCTGACCGGGCGGGAAATGGCCGGTCCTTCTGGTTCTTCGACGCGGACGGAAGGCGCGACCAATGGACCTATGACGCCCATCTCAACGGCAGCTTCGGGCTGTTTGGCCGTGAGCACATGCTCATGTTCGGCGTCAATGGCTACCGTCGGCGGGATGATCGGCAATCCGGGGGCATAGCGCCGCTTAATCTGGATGGGGTCGACACGAACATCTTCACCTTCACAGGCATCGTGCCGAAACCGGCACGCGGCGCGCGAACCGTCTTCGACACCGCGAAGGAGAAGATGGACGGCATCTTCGGAAGCGTCCGCCTGTCACTCGCCGACCCGCTTCATGTCATCATCGGCGGCCGCCTGACGGCCTGGCGGACCTCGCAACGTGTCGAGAACAGAATAGCCGGCACCGCGACGTTCGAGGAAACCAAACCGGGCAAGGTGTTCACGCCATTCTATGCAGCGACGTTCGACATCATTCCGGAACTGACCGTTTATGCCAGCTATGCCGATCTCTTCACTCCGCAGAGCCTACGCGATGTGAACAACAGCATCATTGATCCGATTGTGGGCAGCAACAAGGAGATCGGCCTCAAGGCGGCCTTGCTGGACGAGCGCCTAACCATTAACGCGGCAATCTACGAGGCCAAGCGTGACAATGAAGCCAGACTGGTCGTGCCGGAGTTCATCCTGCCGAACGGCGACAGCGCCTATCGATCGACGGGGAAAGGTAACAAGACACGCGGCTGGGAGATCGAGCTAAGCGGCGCCGTCACTGATCGCTGGAACCTCTATACGGGCTATAGCCAGAACGTAACGAGGAATCCTGCCGGCCAACTCGTCAATACTTATACGCCACGGAAGAGTGCCAAGTTGCAGACCACATGGAAACCATCGGTCCTGAACGATCGGTTGACCATTGGTGGTGGTATCGTCTGGCAAAATGGCGCGCATGATGACATCGATATCGACCTCAGGGTCGAACAGGGCGCCTATGCTTTGGTAAGCCTGTTGGCGCGCTTCGACGTCACCGACCGGCTTTCGGTCGCATTCAATGCCAACAACCTGTTCGACAAGTCATATTATACGGACACGTCCTTCGGCTATTACGGCGAACCGCGCAGCGTCCTGTTCAGTGTAAACGCCAAGTTTTAA
- a CDS encoding FecR domain-containing protein, producing MQDQSRLSTSAHGHLRLMPDGWPAVMTDGLTPERAAAEWFIALRESPDDPELRARFAQWRDADPRHAGAWSELGETARIIATAPAERRTYELPSVTARRSARRRGALGPGRRWRQAAVAAAAACVAVIAAPTLSLRLAADHVSGTGEVETITLADGSTAQLGPDSAIAVDFGPRGREIRLLSGQAMFEVRRDPARPFRVAARDVTTTVLGTGFEVRMVGELTRVAVRHGRVRVEDSGTKPFAARELTAGQWVRIVPGAPLSAGQEAPELVGAWRSGKVAVRNRPISEAIDEMRPWYGGKIILADSSLGKKLVSGAYDFRDPARSLKLIVAPYGGDVMRVTPWLMIVTR from the coding sequence ATGCAGGATCAGTCGCGTCTTTCGACCAGCGCCCATGGGCATCTGCGTCTTATGCCTGACGGCTGGCCGGCTGTGATGACAGATGGATTGACGCCGGAGCGCGCCGCAGCCGAATGGTTCATCGCCCTGCGGGAAAGCCCCGACGATCCCGAATTGCGCGCCCGCTTCGCACAGTGGCGCGACGCCGATCCGCGTCACGCCGGCGCATGGTCGGAGTTGGGCGAGACCGCCAGGATCATCGCCACCGCGCCGGCCGAGCGGCGTACCTACGAACTGCCGTCCGTCACAGCGCGGCGGAGTGCGCGGCGTCGCGGCGCCCTTGGACCGGGCCGGCGATGGAGGCAGGCAGCCGTTGCCGCCGCTGCGGCTTGCGTCGCTGTGATCGCAGCGCCGACACTCAGCCTGCGTTTGGCCGCCGATCATGTCTCAGGAACAGGTGAGGTCGAAACGATCACACTCGCCGATGGCTCGACAGCGCAGCTCGGGCCGGACAGCGCCATCGCTGTCGATTTTGGCCCGCGCGGCCGTGAAATCCGCCTCCTCTCCGGCCAGGCGATGTTCGAGGTGCGTCGCGATCCCGCTCGGCCGTTTCGGGTGGCGGCGCGCGATGTTACCACGACTGTCCTTGGCACGGGCTTCGAGGTTCGCATGGTTGGCGAGTTGACCCGCGTCGCCGTTCGCCATGGACGGGTGCGCGTCGAAGATAGCGGGACGAAGCCGTTTGCCGCGCGCGAACTCACCGCAGGCCAATGGGTCCGTATCGTGCCGGGCGCTCCATTGTCGGCAGGGCAAGAGGCGCCCGAATTGGTCGGGGCGTGGCGCTCGGGCAAGGTCGCCGTACGCAATCGTCCGATCTCCGAGGCGATCGACGAGATGCGGCCTTGGTACGGGGGCAAGATCATCCTCGCAGACAGCTCGCTTGGAAAGAAGCTCGTCAGCGGCGCTTATGACTTTCGCGACCCTGCTCGCAGCCTCAAGCTCATCGTCGCTCCTTATGGGGGAGACGTAATGCGCGTCACGCCCTGGCTGATGATCGTCACCCGATAA
- a CDS encoding sigma-70 family RNA polymerase sigma factor produces the protein MRLYRTHRDTLVNYAGKLSGDRAGAEDIVQDAWLLMDRQPDEAVIREPIGYLRRIIRNLVFAQARRRSRETLVAVDDLRGLADDRPSAEAELAARQMMERILDTIDAMPTRQRAAIKMYHFEDMKLREIAERLGLSVSYTHRLIAEGMDICNQRRREGL, from the coding sequence TTGCGCCTTTACAGGACGCACCGCGACACGCTCGTGAACTATGCGGGCAAGCTGTCGGGCGACCGCGCGGGTGCCGAGGATATCGTTCAGGACGCCTGGCTGCTGATGGATCGCCAGCCAGACGAGGCCGTGATCCGCGAACCCATCGGCTATCTTCGCCGCATCATCCGCAACCTCGTCTTCGCCCAGGCCCGACGTCGGTCGCGCGAAACCCTCGTGGCGGTGGACGACCTGCGCGGCCTCGCGGATGACCGGCCGTCGGCAGAAGCCGAACTGGCGGCCCGCCAGATGATGGAACGGATACTCGACACGATCGACGCCATGCCGACCCGGCAAAGGGCCGCGATCAAGATGTACCATTTCGAGGATATGAAGCTCCGCGAGATTGCTGAGAGACTCGGCCTGTCCGTGTCCTATACCCACCGGCTCATCGCCGAGGGCATGGATATCTGCAATCAGCGGCGGCGTGAGGGGCTCTGA
- a CDS encoding efflux transporter outer membrane subunit, whose product MRHSLSVAILTGLLLSGCASATHTPYAPPLAPLPPTFQHASSTAWPMVADDAWWHELGDPSLDALVDLAIARNPDLSAAAVRVRRATLQARRTGNALLPIPSGSLSTGASRPLSGAAPRTAETATGSLGLSWEVDLFGRLDAERDTAWFEAFATAEDRDAAFLSLVGTAASLHWQIALANERIALGEQSLAYARRTQTLVDTQYRAGAVSALERREVEQTVTAQEAALSQLRQTRTEAREALMVLLDGVSPPGPEPEALGRAPLPSVAAGLPADLLGRRPDLRAAELRLRRTLASGDATRASYYPALTLTGALGTSSTGLLNLIANPVATLGAGLTLPFLNARAMRFDTAIARTQYEEAVILFRKSLYTALAEVETALSARAELDAQGDALLRARDAASEAERLYEVRYRAGAVPLRTWLDAQERRRGANLSLSANRLLRLQNQVTLHQALGGGFGR is encoded by the coding sequence ATGCGTCATTCACTCTCCGTCGCAATCTTAACCGGCCTGCTCCTCTCGGGCTGCGCTTCGGCCACACATACGCCCTACGCGCCACCGCTCGCCCCGTTGCCGCCGACGTTTCAGCACGCCAGCTCGACGGCTTGGCCGATGGTTGCTGACGACGCCTGGTGGCACGAGTTGGGCGATCCGTCTCTCGACGCGCTGGTCGATCTGGCCATCGCGCGCAATCCCGACCTTTCCGCCGCGGCGGTCAGAGTCCGCCGCGCGACCTTGCAGGCGCGGCGCACTGGCAACGCCTTGCTGCCGATCCCCAGCGGCAGTCTCTCGACGGGCGCCTCCCGCCCGCTCTCCGGGGCCGCGCCGCGCACGGCCGAGACCGCCACGGGCTCGCTTGGCCTGAGCTGGGAGGTCGACCTGTTCGGCCGTCTCGATGCCGAGCGCGACACCGCCTGGTTCGAAGCGTTCGCCACCGCCGAGGATCGTGACGCCGCCTTCCTGTCGCTGGTCGGCACGGCGGCCTCGCTGCATTGGCAGATCGCGCTGGCCAACGAGCGCATCGCGCTTGGCGAGCAAAGCCTCGCCTATGCCCGGCGCACCCAGACGCTGGTCGATACCCAGTATCGCGCCGGCGCCGTCTCGGCGCTCGAAAGGCGCGAGGTGGAGCAGACGGTCACGGCGCAGGAGGCGGCGTTGAGCCAGCTCCGGCAGACCCGCACCGAGGCGCGCGAGGCGCTGATGGTGTTGCTCGACGGCGTATCGCCGCCCGGGCCTGAGCCCGAGGCGCTCGGCCGCGCGCCTCTGCCGAGCGTGGCCGCCGGTTTGCCCGCCGATCTACTCGGCCGGAGGCCGGACTTGCGCGCCGCCGAGCTGCGTCTGCGCCGCACGCTGGCCAGCGGCGATGCCACCCGCGCCAGCTACTATCCGGCGCTGACCTTGACCGGGGCGCTCGGTACGTCGAGCACCGGGCTCCTCAACCTGATCGCCAATCCAGTCGCGACCCTCGGGGCGGGCCTTACCCTGCCATTCCTGAATGCCCGCGCGATGCGGTTCGATACGGCCATCGCCCGCACCCAGTATGAGGAGGCGGTGATCCTGTTCCGCAAGTCGCTCTACACCGCACTGGCCGAGGTCGAGACTGCGCTGTCGGCCCGCGCGGAGCTGGATGCGCAGGGCGATGCGCTGCTGCGCGCCCGCGACGCCGCCAGCGAGGCCGAGCGCCTCTATGAAGTGCGTTACCGCGCCGGCGCCGTGCCGCTCCGAACCTGGCTGGACGCGCAGGAGCGGCGGCGCGGCGCAAACCTCTCGCTATCGGCCAACCGGCTCTTGCGGCTACAGAACCAAGTGACGCTCCACCAGGCGCTCGGCGGCGGGTTTGGGCGATAA
- the macB gene encoding MacB family efflux pump subunit has product MMEPLLQMTGLRREFPAGEGVVAVLKDIDLEIHAGELVAIVGASGSGKSTLMNILGCLDRPTSGSYRVEGRDTGTLAPDELAALRREHFGFIFQRYHLLSDLTAIGNVAVPAIYAGRDAAAREDRARSLLGRLGLADRTHHRPGQLSGGQQQRVSIARALMNGGTVILADEPTGALDKASGVEVMRILQDLNAEGHTIILVTHDMAVAAHARRIIEISDGIIVADRRTGQDSERAPSSLAAAQPAASTWRALADRFGEAFRMALLAMAAHRMRTFLTMLGIIIGIASVVSVVALGKGAQAKVMAQISELGTNTIEVFPGKDFGDLRAAAVQTLTEPDASALARQSYVDSVSPNVSSSVTARRSNLAVTAQVNGVSADHFRVKGLRVSAGRLFDEAAAARLAQVAVLDQKAKTALFPHDADPIGATVLLGAMPARVIGVLKPAQGGGFGGSNPTVYVPYSAAATRMLGKSHLESITVRVADTVSTAAAQQAVTQLLTRRHGTKDFFIFNSDQIRQAITQTSATLTLLISAIAVIALVVGGIGVMNIMLVSVTERTREIGVRMAVGARQSDILQQFLIEAVLVCLIGGAIGVALALALGLIVTLSGSGFQMVFSLPSILLAFACSTGIGILFGFLPARNAARLDPVEALARD; this is encoded by the coding sequence ATGATGGAGCCGCTCCTGCAGATGACCGGGCTTAGGCGAGAATTCCCCGCCGGCGAGGGCGTGGTCGCCGTGCTCAAGGACATCGACCTTGAGATCCACGCCGGTGAGCTGGTCGCGATCGTCGGAGCTTCGGGCTCGGGCAAGTCGACGCTGATGAACATCCTCGGCTGTCTCGACCGGCCCACCTCGGGGTCCTACCGGGTCGAGGGCCGCGACACCGGCACGCTGGCGCCTGACGAGCTGGCGGCGCTGCGCCGCGAGCATTTCGGGTTCATCTTCCAGCGCTATCATCTGCTCTCCGACCTGACCGCCATCGGCAATGTCGCCGTCCCGGCGATCTATGCCGGCCGCGATGCGGCGGCGCGGGAGGACCGCGCGCGGAGCTTGCTCGGCCGTCTGGGTCTGGCCGACCGCACTCATCACCGGCCCGGCCAACTATCCGGGGGGCAGCAGCAGCGCGTCTCGATCGCGCGGGCGCTGATGAACGGCGGCACGGTGATCCTGGCTGACGAGCCGACCGGCGCGCTCGACAAGGCGAGCGGCGTGGAAGTGATGCGCATCCTCCAGGATCTGAACGCCGAAGGCCACACCATCATCCTGGTCACCCACGACATGGCCGTCGCGGCGCACGCCCGGCGGATCATCGAGATCAGCGACGGGATTATCGTCGCCGATCGGCGGACCGGCCAAGACAGCGAGCGTGCGCCGTCATCGCTGGCTGCGGCGCAGCCCGCCGCCTCAACTTGGCGGGCGCTCGCCGACCGCTTCGGCGAGGCATTCCGCATGGCGTTGCTGGCGATGGCGGCGCACCGGATGCGGACCTTCCTGACGATGCTGGGCATCATCATCGGCATCGCCTCGGTGGTCTCGGTAGTGGCGCTCGGCAAGGGCGCGCAGGCCAAGGTGATGGCGCAGATCAGCGAACTCGGCACCAACACGATCGAGGTCTTTCCGGGCAAGGATTTCGGCGACCTGCGCGCCGCGGCTGTCCAGACCCTGACCGAACCTGACGCAAGCGCCCTGGCGCGACAGTCCTATGTCGACAGCGTCTCGCCGAACGTCTCATCCAGCGTCACCGCGCGTCGTTCCAATCTCGCGGTCACCGCGCAAGTGAACGGAGTCAGCGCCGATCACTTCCGGGTCAAGGGCTTGCGCGTCTCCGCCGGACGCCTGTTCGACGAGGCTGCGGCGGCTCGGCTCGCTCAGGTCGCGGTCCTCGATCAGAAGGCGAAAACGGCGCTGTTCCCGCATGACGCGGACCCGATCGGCGCGACGGTCCTGCTCGGCGCGATGCCGGCGCGGGTCATCGGCGTGCTCAAGCCTGCCCAGGGCGGCGGCTTCGGCGGCTCAAACCCGACCGTCTATGTCCCCTACAGCGCCGCCGCCACCCGGATGCTCGGCAAGAGTCATCTTGAAAGCATCACCGTCCGCGTCGCCGACACGGTGTCGACCGCCGCCGCCCAGCAGGCGGTGACGCAGCTCCTGACGCGACGCCATGGGACCAAGGATTTCTTCATCTTCAATTCCGACCAGATCCGCCAGGCGATCACCCAGACCAGCGCAACGCTGACCCTGCTGATCTCGGCGATCGCGGTGATCGCGCTGGTGGTTGGCGGCATCGGGGTGATGAACATCATGCTGGTGTCGGTCACTGAGCGCACGCGCGAGATCGGGGTGCGGATGGCGGTCGGCGCGCGCCAGAGCGACATCCTCCAGCAGTTCCTGATCGAAGCGGTGCTGGTCTGCCTGATTGGCGGCGCGATCGGCGTTGCCCTGGCGCTGGCGCTCGGTCTGATCGTCACTCTATCCGGGAGCGGGTTCCAGATGGTCTTTTCGCTGCCTTCGATCCTGCTCGCCTTCGCCTGCTCGACCGGGATCGGCATCCTGTTCGGCTTCCTGCCGGCGCGCAACGCCGCCCGGCTCGATCCCGTCGAAGCCCTGGCGCGCGACTGA